A portion of the Paenibacillus hamazuiensis genome contains these proteins:
- a CDS encoding extracellular solute-binding protein, giving the protein MFGQTSAPKMKITLALGLSAAMAAGATGCSQKEEGTEGQAGAKATITVSNYDRGNIPAAEGTVEDNRWTKWINEHSPVTAMYVPVARAESVKKLNVLFASGSAPDIVNDYDTGFRNSLYQQKQLLPLDDYLKYAPEYQKLLEKYPQLRKIGTKPDGKLYEIGKINEPHLQSVAFIRMDWLKKLKLEVPKTTDELLVVLKAFVEQDPDGNGKKDTYGTNMSYTSDGMVDSMFGSYGWKISNDDKIIRSWDNTLESLKFKKRLFEEGLIDKDYLADKNGAKAKQDYLNGKIGVYLPPAITNWFESTVTDVKTLRKVVPEAEIAPMAQPKSPMGQFVHHVVNPVQMTTVINAAAKNPKAAMEYINFILKPETGLILKKGIEGEHWKKGADGFPKVIDPAKNAKELDWAADYSMFYSIPENPLLISTTAFDVSDPDQKAGLDMLKKADEFLLNPEAQYPALSHYEHMPTLPSELVVINTNVDKEIKDIYTKGIIGGAKYTPEQAVADAKAAWERGGGKQIEEFMNTWYKENKDRAFLGKDILELVRSQHK; this is encoded by the coding sequence ATGTTTGGACAAACATCCGCACCAAAAATGAAGATCACGTTGGCACTGGGACTGTCAGCGGCTATGGCAGCAGGGGCAACCGGTTGCAGTCAAAAGGAAGAGGGGACAGAGGGGCAAGCCGGAGCAAAAGCCACAATTACCGTTTCCAACTATGACAGGGGCAATATTCCTGCAGCGGAGGGAACGGTTGAAGACAACCGTTGGACCAAGTGGATCAATGAGCATTCTCCCGTTACGGCCATGTATGTGCCGGTGGCCCGGGCAGAGTCAGTCAAGAAGCTGAATGTGTTGTTCGCATCGGGCAGTGCACCGGATATTGTCAATGATTATGATACGGGGTTCCGGAATTCCCTTTACCAGCAGAAGCAATTGCTGCCTTTGGACGATTACTTGAAATATGCGCCTGAATACCAGAAACTGCTGGAAAAGTACCCCCAACTTCGCAAAATAGGGACTAAGCCGGATGGCAAGCTTTACGAAATCGGCAAAATTAATGAGCCCCATCTGCAAAGTGTAGCCTTTATCCGGATGGATTGGCTGAAAAAGCTGAAGCTGGAGGTTCCGAAGACCACCGACGAATTGCTTGTCGTTTTGAAAGCATTCGTTGAGCAGGACCCCGACGGCAACGGGAAGAAGGATACTTATGGAACCAATATGAGCTACACCTCGGACGGCATGGTGGATTCTATGTTCGGCTCGTACGGCTGGAAAATCTCCAACGATGACAAAATTATCAGGAGTTGGGATAATACGCTGGAGTCTCTTAAATTCAAGAAAAGGTTATTTGAGGAAGGGCTAATCGATAAGGATTACCTGGCGGACAAGAACGGAGCCAAAGCCAAGCAGGATTATTTGAACGGAAAAATAGGCGTGTATCTTCCTCCTGCTATCACCAACTGGTTTGAGAGTACGGTAACGGACGTCAAAACGCTCCGCAAGGTTGTTCCGGAGGCGGAGATCGCACCGATGGCGCAGCCCAAGTCTCCCATGGGGCAATTCGTTCATCATGTGGTCAATCCGGTTCAAATGACCACGGTGATTAATGCCGCGGCCAAAAATCCCAAGGCTGCTATGGAATATATTAACTTCATCCTCAAGCCGGAGACCGGTCTGATTCTGAAAAAAGGAATTGAGGGAGAGCATTGGAAAAAAGGTGCGGACGGTTTTCCCAAGGTCATTGATCCAGCAAAAAATGCCAAGGAACTGGATTGGGCTGCGGACTACTCCATGTTCTACTCGATCCCCGAGAATCCGCTTCTGATTTCCACCACTGCGTTCGACGTGAGTGATCCTGACCAGAAGGCGGGTCTGGACATGCTGAAGAAAGCCGACGAGTTTCTGCTTAATCCCGAGGCCCAGTATCCCGCGCTGAGTCACTATGAGCATATGCCTACCTTGCCGAGCGAGTTGGTGGTGATTAATACCAATGTCGACAAGGAAATCAAGGACATCTATACCAAAGGCATTATCGGCGGAGCCAAATATACCCCCGAGCAGGCCGTTGCAGATGCCAAAGCTGCCTGGGAGAGAGGTGGCGGCAAACAGATCGAGGAATTCATGAATACCTGGTATAAAGAAAATAAGGACAGAGCCTTCCTGGGTAAAGATATTCTGGAGTTGGTCCGCTCCCAACACAAGTAA
- a CDS encoding glycoside hydrolase family 88/105 protein yields MTNEVLHQKIGLVVDKLMNLGGSDYEKDKAVAQADTRKGIVQRDFGIEEWDWPQGVGLYGLYKLQKYYGDHRYIAFFQNWYSRNLEVGLPSKNINTTAPYLALILLLDQLEPSSQLEQLCRNHADWLVHELPKTKEGGFQHTVTAIGNRDGIHLHNGQLWIDTLFMAVLFLNQAGRKFNRPEWEQEAVHQILLHIKYLFDKHTGLFFHGWSFERNDNFGSIFWCRGNSWFTYGLVDYLETCQDTMNPGVRQFLVDTYKAQVNALVSLQAASGLWHTVLQDRASYEEVSGSAAIAAGILKGIKTGILDSSYQAVADKAIQAVCQNISGDGTVLNVSAGTGMGMDKDHYKNIAIMPMAYGQSLALIALYEAII; encoded by the coding sequence ATGACAAATGAAGTGCTGCATCAAAAAATCGGACTGGTCGTGGACAAGCTTATGAATCTGGGCGGCAGCGACTATGAAAAGGATAAAGCCGTGGCCCAGGCCGATACAAGAAAAGGGATTGTCCAACGGGATTTCGGAATTGAAGAATGGGACTGGCCCCAGGGCGTCGGTCTTTACGGTCTGTACAAGCTGCAGAAGTATTACGGCGATCACCGTTATATAGCGTTTTTTCAGAACTGGTATTCCCGCAATTTGGAGGTGGGTCTGCCGTCAAAAAACATTAATACGACCGCCCCATATCTGGCTCTGATTTTGCTCTTGGATCAGCTTGAGCCTTCGAGCCAGCTCGAACAGCTATGCCGGAATCACGCAGACTGGCTCGTTCATGAGCTGCCCAAAACCAAAGAAGGCGGCTTCCAGCATACAGTCACCGCCATTGGCAACCGGGATGGAATCCACTTGCACAATGGGCAGTTATGGATTGACACGCTCTTCATGGCGGTACTGTTTTTGAACCAGGCGGGGCGCAAGTTCAACCGGCCGGAGTGGGAGCAAGAAGCAGTACACCAAATTCTGCTCCATATCAAGTACTTGTTCGACAAACATACCGGGCTGTTCTTCCACGGCTGGAGTTTCGAGCGCAACGATAATTTCGGCAGCATCTTCTGGTGCCGCGGCAATTCCTGGTTCACCTACGGCCTCGTCGATTACCTGGAAACTTGCCAGGATACGATGAACCCGGGCGTCCGTCAATTTCTGGTTGATACGTATAAGGCTCAGGTCAATGCACTGGTTTCGCTCCAGGCCGCATCCGGTCTCTGGCACACAGTCCTGCAAGACCGGGCCAGCTATGAAGAGGTATCCGGATCGGCCGCAATTGCCGCGGGTATCCTAAAAGGCATAAAAACCGGTATTCTGGATTCCTCCTATCAGGCTGTTGCAGACAAGGCCATCCAGGCGGTTTGTCAAAATATCAGCGGGGATGGAACTGTGCTGAATGTGTCGGCCGGAACCGGTATGGGAATGGATAAAGACCATTATAAAAACATTGCCATCATGCCGATGGCATACGGACAGTCCCTTGCTCTTATCGCCTTGTATGAAGCTATAATATAA
- a CDS encoding cache domain-containing sensor histidine kinase, which produces MKFKGGSRLHPTSWPGVITGKIKGSFKIKLIVLLSCMVTIAFALAGWMVYRSNIQLMEDEISKQFSIANEQSLARLEMSFQEINRVSQSIILNPYIEQFLRENIVPVSDSYTQFKNRKYVEEQLNMLLVDAPSIRSVFLYNENGEMTVLSKTGASGEPGMDDLTRMMEKLEPHRGNMVWGRAEAASTIDPDGRRTVLVAARRMLNEKLIPYGTMVMVMEESLVSKVLRDLTGNGSGKVLLLEPTGGMLYSNTDQSEMEQLLQLTKANYPRYVNMNGITYLFIRHELIPSGFTLYGGASLQEIQRKNKDIIQVLAFAGIGVILLSALLITISTRTLLTPLAHLMQGLRMLRSGDFTVRVRVDSGDELGYIGDSFNSMAEQVSELINKVYLAQISQRESELKAIQAQLNPHYLHNLFNELYWKLYSDDQEEAALLINAISEMLKYSLKSVQTDTTLGEELHQIRNYIKIQTELFTGEIETMIQVEESLLNLRMMRSLLLPVVENVFVHAFRDMEKDRVLRIKAFMLNEALHIEVADNGCGMDKETLRTLTEAEADLPDGNKTGIGYKSVLRRIQLVYGPAYGVEITSGIGKGTVVHMALPIRTQTSGEL; this is translated from the coding sequence ATGAAATTCAAAGGGGGGAGCCGACTGCATCCGACAAGCTGGCCGGGGGTTATAACCGGAAAAATAAAGGGCAGCTTCAAGATCAAACTGATCGTGCTGCTCTCGTGTATGGTAACAATTGCCTTTGCCTTGGCAGGCTGGATGGTTTACCGGTCAAATATCCAGTTAATGGAGGATGAAATCAGCAAGCAGTTCTCCATCGCCAACGAACAGTCTTTGGCCAGACTGGAGATGTCCTTCCAGGAAATCAACCGGGTATCCCAATCCATTATCCTGAATCCGTACATCGAACAGTTCCTCAGGGAGAACATCGTTCCCGTAAGCGATTCCTACACCCAATTCAAGAACCGCAAGTATGTGGAAGAGCAGTTGAATATGCTGCTGGTGGATGCTCCGTCTATCCGTTCCGTTTTCTTGTACAATGAGAACGGGGAGATGACGGTACTCTCTAAAACCGGCGCATCGGGAGAGCCGGGTATGGATGACTTAACCAGGATGATGGAAAAGCTTGAGCCCCATCGGGGGAATATGGTCTGGGGCCGGGCCGAGGCGGCCAGCACCATTGATCCGGACGGCCGCAGAACGGTACTGGTTGCTGCCAGACGGATGCTCAATGAGAAGCTGATCCCGTACGGCACCATGGTGATGGTGATGGAGGAAAGCCTGGTATCCAAGGTACTGCGGGATCTTACAGGGAACGGCAGCGGCAAGGTGCTGCTGCTGGAGCCTACGGGCGGTATGCTCTACTCCAATACCGACCAGAGCGAGATGGAGCAACTTTTGCAGCTGACAAAGGCAAATTATCCCCGTTATGTCAATATGAATGGCATCACCTATCTGTTTATCCGCCACGAGCTGATTCCGTCAGGTTTTACCCTATACGGAGGGGCTTCCTTGCAGGAGATACAGAGGAAAAATAAAGACATCATCCAGGTATTGGCATTTGCCGGAATCGGCGTGATCCTGCTCAGTGCACTGCTTATTACGATTTCCACACGGACGCTCCTGACTCCTCTGGCCCATCTGATGCAGGGACTGCGTATGCTGCGTTCCGGCGATTTCACGGTCCGTGTGAGAGTGGATTCCGGCGATGAGCTGGGCTACATAGGAGACAGCTTCAACAGCATGGCGGAGCAAGTGAGCGAGCTGATCAATAAGGTATATTTGGCTCAAATCAGCCAGAGGGAATCGGAGCTGAAGGCCATCCAGGCACAGCTGAACCCTCATTATTTGCACAACCTGTTCAATGAGCTGTATTGGAAGCTGTATAGTGACGACCAGGAGGAGGCGGCGCTTCTGATCAATGCCATCTCGGAGATGTTGAAGTATTCCCTTAAGTCTGTCCAGACGGATACAACTCTTGGCGAAGAGCTGCATCAGATCCGCAATTACATCAAGATCCAGACAGAGCTGTTCACCGGCGAGATTGAAACTATGATTCAAGTTGAGGAGTCCCTGCTGAATCTGCGAATGATGCGATCCCTCTTGCTTCCGGTGGTGGAAAATGTTTTTGTGCACGCTTTCCGTGATATGGAGAAAGATCGGGTGTTACGGATTAAAGCGTTCATGTTAAATGAGGCGCTGCATATCGAGGTGGCTGACAACGGATGCGGCATGGATAAAGAAACCCTGAGAACCTTGACAGAGGCGGAGGCTGATCTGCCTGACGGCAATAAGACGGGAATCGGCTACAAAAGTGTGCTGCGGCGCATTCAACTGGTGTATGGACCCGCTTATGGAGTGGAAATTACCAGTGGCATAGGGAAAGGAACGGTTGTTCACATGGCACTTCCTATTAGAACCCAAACATCTGGGGAGTTGTGA
- a CDS encoding ABC transporter permease, translated as MKTTPAAVGTDRTPAAKEAFYQTKRFRQNIPLFVMLIPGVLYYLIFRYLPMGGLVIAFKNNNFHDGIWSSPWVGWKYFEILFQSNVTLQIIWNTLTLSILNLIFGFPAPIIIAIALNEVRKSWLKRWIQTIIYLPHFLSWVIVAGIILTLFSIDGGTINKLLGQWGMEPVPFLYRANSWIAIFIGSGMWKEMGFGAIIYLAALSGIDPSLYESAGMDGAGKLRQIWHITLPGIRPTIILLLILGMGRLMEVGFDQVYNLQNPTVMQKAEVISTYVYKVGLQQAQFGLTTAMGLFESFVGLVLVLSANALARKFDQGLF; from the coding sequence ATGAAAACAACGCCTGCCGCCGTAGGAACGGATAGAACACCGGCAGCCAAAGAGGCTTTTTACCAGACAAAGCGGTTTCGGCAAAATATTCCGCTATTTGTCATGCTTATACCAGGAGTGCTTTATTATCTGATATTCCGCTACTTGCCTATGGGCGGTCTTGTGATCGCATTCAAGAACAACAATTTTCACGATGGCATATGGTCAAGTCCGTGGGTGGGGTGGAAATATTTCGAGATTTTGTTCCAGTCCAACGTCACGCTGCAAATTATTTGGAATACCCTTACCCTGAGCATTCTGAACCTGATCTTCGGGTTCCCTGCGCCGATTATTATCGCCATTGCCTTGAATGAGGTCCGGAAGAGCTGGCTGAAGCGCTGGATTCAAACCATTATTTATCTGCCTCATTTTTTGTCCTGGGTTATCGTTGCAGGCATTATCCTGACCCTGTTCTCCATCGATGGCGGCACCATCAACAAGCTGCTGGGCCAATGGGGGATGGAGCCGGTGCCTTTCCTGTACCGCGCAAACTCATGGATCGCCATCTTTATCGGTTCCGGCATGTGGAAGGAGATGGGCTTCGGCGCCATTATCTATCTCGCCGCTCTCTCCGGTATTGACCCCAGCCTGTACGAATCCGCGGGGATGGACGGCGCAGGCAAGCTGAGGCAGATTTGGCATATCACCTTGCCGGGCATCCGTCCTACGATTATCCTGCTGCTGATTCTTGGAATGGGCCGTCTGATGGAAGTAGGGTTTGATCAGGTTTACAATTTGCAGAATCCCACTGTCATGCAGAAAGCGGAGGTCATCAGCACCTACGTGTACAAAGTGGGGCTGCAGCAGGCCCAGTTTGGACTAACCACAGCCATGGGCTTGTTTGAATCCTTTGTCGGCCTGGTGCTTGTGCTGTCGGCCAATGCATTGGCCCGTAAATTCGATCAGGGATTATTCTGA
- a CDS encoding response regulator transcription factor — protein sequence MKGKLFIAEDQPNFRKGLLKLAGKRSAEWVLTGEAANGRDALLMMEKCVPDLLLTDIRMPYIDGLQLAEEIRSRGWLTKIVIITGFKDFSYAQSAVKFGVLDFITKPCVETDILSVLDRIYVQLIEESQSQLLVEGWKRQHEDSELRSVMMGMPCSGEEVEALLKRMKQCELYFLRIPTYFPPEKHYSVQDVPLLPFAFANIAGEHLNKWFPGGYRLFPLNASEWALLVDRSVSRADTSSSWLQVLTDSVHHYLRLALECSGQGLCAGSWELREGYRRYCREGDRDHGSANESLLNQTALYEKEKEIVTWLMSEDNSRLSRELQEQAVRISRLPSQSAKIEALLLAAAILRLVQVQFPEWQMAVRPIEWDSVYKCATPEDIAVWLQGYIHEFLQSHNNWLASKKDNPVKQAIRFIEESYMGVCGLAEVAAHVHLNPSYFSNLFKKETGESVTGYIQNLRVQKAKLLLKSTDMKIFEISEAIGFNDSNYFTHMFNKIAGVSPKEYRKQMASQ from the coding sequence GTGAAGGGCAAACTGTTTATTGCAGAGGATCAGCCCAACTTCCGCAAGGGGCTGCTGAAGCTGGCGGGGAAGCGGTCCGCCGAGTGGGTGTTGACGGGGGAAGCGGCCAATGGCCGGGACGCCTTGTTAATGATGGAGAAATGTGTCCCGGATCTCTTGCTGACCGATATCCGGATGCCCTATATAGATGGTCTGCAGCTGGCGGAAGAAATCAGAAGCCGCGGCTGGCTGACGAAGATTGTGATTATAACCGGATTCAAGGATTTTTCGTATGCCCAGTCCGCCGTCAAGTTCGGGGTGCTGGACTTTATCACGAAGCCTTGTGTGGAAACGGATATATTAAGTGTACTCGATCGGATTTATGTGCAGCTGATTGAAGAAAGCCAGTCCCAGCTCTTGGTAGAGGGCTGGAAGCGTCAGCATGAAGACAGCGAGCTGCGCTCGGTTATGATGGGCATGCCCTGCAGCGGAGAAGAGGTGGAGGCTCTGCTGAAGCGGATGAAGCAATGCGAGCTGTATTTTCTCCGCATTCCTACCTATTTCCCACCGGAAAAGCACTATTCCGTGCAGGATGTTCCGCTTTTGCCGTTCGCTTTCGCCAATATTGCCGGGGAGCACTTGAATAAGTGGTTTCCCGGCGGCTATCGCCTGTTTCCCTTGAACGCATCGGAATGGGCTTTATTGGTGGACCGGAGTGTTTCCCGGGCGGATACATCCTCTTCATGGCTGCAGGTACTCACTGACTCGGTCCATCATTATCTTAGGCTGGCTCTTGAATGCAGCGGTCAAGGGCTATGCGCTGGCTCGTGGGAGCTGCGCGAGGGCTACAGACGGTATTGCCGGGAAGGGGACAGGGATCACGGTTCTGCCAATGAATCACTGCTCAATCAGACGGCGCTTTACGAGAAGGAGAAGGAAATTGTAACCTGGCTTATGTCGGAGGATAACAGTCGGCTGAGCCGGGAGCTGCAGGAGCAAGCCGTCCGGATCAGCCGATTGCCCTCGCAATCCGCCAAGATCGAAGCGCTGCTGCTGGCTGCTGCCATTCTCCGGCTGGTGCAGGTCCAGTTTCCCGAATGGCAAATGGCCGTGCGCCCCATAGAGTGGGATTCTGTCTATAAATGTGCGACGCCGGAGGATATTGCGGTATGGCTGCAGGGATACATCCATGAATTCCTGCAGTCCCACAATAACTGGCTTGCCAGCAAGAAAGATAATCCGGTCAAGCAGGCCATCCGGTTTATTGAAGAATCATATATGGGAGTATGCGGCTTGGCCGAGGTGGCGGCCCATGTCCATCTCAACCCCAGTTACTTCAGCAATCTGTTTAAGAAGGAAACCGGGGAAAGTGTAACCGGCTATATCCAGAACCTGCGCGTACAGAAAGCGAAGCTTCTGCTGAAAAGCACAGATATGAAAATATTCGAAATTTCCGAAGCCATCGGGTTCAACGACTCCAATTATTTCACGCATATGTTCAACAAAATAGCGGGAGTCTCCCCCAAAGAATACCGCAAGCAGATGGCTAGCCAGTGA
- a CDS encoding carbohydrate ABC transporter permease: MRDSIGGKTFVIFIQLVLIIISLTCILPFLHLLALSVSSGHAVDLGQVWFWPVGLDFTVYRYFFENTPALRAFTNSVIITLCGTALSMLATVLTAYPLSRRYLYARKPITTAALFTMLFSGGMIPTYLVMNSLHLTNTYWSLWFGGLISTYNMLIMKSYFESIPGEVVDSAQIDGCGEVQLLMRIILPLSLPMLATLTLFYGVGYWNMFMSVILYINKTNLQNLTVIVQGMLQIQGNFNVSAMDMMQQQEMVSEKLKAVGVMVMVVPMLVVYPFLQKYFVKGIMLGSIKG; this comes from the coding sequence TTGAGGGATTCCATAGGGGGAAAAACTTTTGTAATCTTTATTCAATTGGTATTGATCATCATTTCGCTTACCTGCATCCTACCTTTCCTGCATTTGCTTGCGCTCTCCGTAAGCTCGGGGCATGCGGTTGACCTGGGTCAAGTCTGGTTCTGGCCGGTGGGGCTTGATTTTACCGTTTATAGATACTTTTTTGAGAATACGCCGGCCTTGCGCGCTTTTACCAACAGCGTAATCATCACCTTATGCGGAACAGCCTTGAGCATGCTGGCCACGGTGCTGACGGCTTATCCCTTATCGCGCCGTTACCTCTACGCCCGCAAGCCGATCACAACGGCCGCATTGTTCACCATGCTCTTCAGCGGAGGCATGATCCCTACTTATCTGGTCATGAACAGCCTGCATTTGACCAATACTTACTGGTCCCTTTGGTTTGGCGGGCTGATCAGCACCTATAATATGCTGATTATGAAAAGCTATTTTGAGAGCATCCCGGGAGAAGTGGTGGATTCCGCCCAGATTGACGGCTGCGGCGAGGTCCAACTGCTCATGCGCATTATACTGCCCTTGTCTCTTCCGATGCTGGCTACACTGACGTTATTCTACGGGGTGGGCTACTGGAACATGTTCATGAGCGTTATTCTTTACATCAATAAGACGAATTTGCAAAATCTTACTGTTATCGTTCAGGGGATGCTGCAAATACAGGGGAACTTCAATGTGTCGGCCATGGATATGATGCAGCAGCAGGAAATGGTATCCGAGAAGCTGAAAGCGGTTGGGGTTATGGTTATGGTTGTGCCCATGCTGGTGGTATATCCGTTCCTGCAGAAGTATTTTGTCAAAGGCATTATGCTTGGTTCTATCAAGGGTTAG
- the gdhA gene encoding NADP-specific glutamate dehydrogenase encodes MKLQQEVEETHTRYAQDYVNHLLETVVHRNPYETEFHQAVKEVFYSLIPVLAKNPKYIEYAILDRLVEPDRLITFRVPWTDDNGKVRVNRGFRVQFSNAIGPYKGGLRFHPSVNASIIKFLGFEQIFKNSLTGQPIGGGKGGSDFDPKGKSELEIMRFCQSFMTELSKHIGQDTDVPAGDIGVGAREIGYMFGQYKKLIGAYEAGVLTGKGIGYGGSLGRKEATGYGAVYFVEQMLNEKDLSFNGSTVVVSGSGNVSIYAMEKAMQLGARVVACSDSSGYIYHKDGINLDTIKRLKEVENRRCRDYVLEHPDAVYTEGCSGIWTIPCDIALPCATQNEINHLSAELLVRNGVKAIGEGANMPSTLEAIDIFLQHNVLFAPAKAANAGGVSVSALEMAQNSARLSWTMDEVDAKLQIIMKNIYRESMKASEEYGVPGNLVIGANIAGFVKVADAMLAQGV; translated from the coding sequence ATGAAATTGCAACAAGAAGTTGAAGAAACACACACACGTTATGCACAGGATTACGTCAATCATTTATTAGAAACCGTTGTACACCGCAATCCCTATGAAACCGAATTTCATCAGGCTGTGAAAGAGGTTTTTTATTCATTAATTCCTGTGCTCGCGAAAAATCCCAAATACATCGAATATGCCATCCTGGACCGTTTGGTAGAGCCTGATCGTCTTATCACTTTCCGAGTTCCTTGGACGGATGACAACGGGAAGGTACGAGTGAATCGAGGATTTCGTGTTCAATTCAGCAATGCAATTGGTCCTTATAAGGGGGGATTGCGATTTCATCCTTCCGTAAACGCTAGTATCATTAAATTTTTAGGATTTGAGCAAATTTTCAAAAACTCGTTAACCGGACAGCCGATCGGCGGCGGAAAGGGCGGCTCCGATTTTGATCCGAAAGGAAAGTCCGAACTGGAAATTATGCGCTTTTGCCAAAGCTTTATGACAGAACTAAGTAAACATATCGGACAGGATACGGATGTTCCGGCAGGGGACATTGGTGTGGGCGCTAGAGAAATCGGTTATATGTTCGGACAATATAAAAAGCTGATCGGCGCATACGAAGCAGGTGTATTAACAGGTAAAGGGATTGGTTACGGAGGAAGTCTCGGCCGTAAAGAGGCAACGGGATATGGTGCGGTATACTTTGTCGAGCAAATGTTAAACGAAAAGGATCTCAGCTTTAACGGAAGTACCGTCGTCGTATCCGGATCGGGCAACGTTTCGATTTATGCAATGGAAAAAGCTATGCAGTTGGGTGCCAGGGTTGTTGCTTGCAGTGATTCCAGCGGTTATATCTATCATAAAGACGGAATTAACCTGGATACAATCAAACGATTAAAGGAAGTAGAAAATAGAAGATGTCGTGACTATGTACTGGAACATCCTGATGCCGTCTATACGGAAGGTTGTTCCGGAATCTGGACGATTCCTTGCGATATCGCTTTGCCATGCGCAACCCAAAACGAGATCAACCATTTGTCTGCAGAGCTGCTTGTTCGAAATGGAGTAAAAGCCATTGGAGAAGGTGCCAACATGCCTTCTACATTGGAAGCCATCGATATCTTCCTTCAACATAACGTGCTATTCGCCCCGGCTAAAGCGGCAAATGCAGGCGGTGTGTCTGTCTCAGCACTGGAAATGGCACAAAATAGCGCAAGACTGTCCTGGACGATGGATGAAGTTGACGCTAAACTGCAAATCATTATGAAAAATATTTATCGCGAAAGCATGAAGGCTTCTGAAGAATACGGCGTTCCGGGCAACTTGGTCATCGGTGCAAATATTGCCGGATTTGTGAAAGTCGCCGATGCGATGTTAGCTCAAGGCGTTTAA
- a CDS encoding NPP1 family protein → MKTFTRIVLISLVSSICLVQAAQAEVIDHDKVVGFAELTPTTTTQKAAKLFQPTLKVTNGCVPFPAVDAQGNTSGGLSPTGGSNANCSSHIGQVYSRSTWYNGVWAIMYAWYFPKDEPSSGMGHRHDWESAVVWIDNPAAANPKILSIAASQHGNFSKAAPSSSNTNETHPKIEYKSIWPLNHALYITSQSGGTQPLIGWDDLTSAARNALNTTDFVDANVPFNDANFMNNIKNAWYQ, encoded by the coding sequence ATAAAAACATTTACCCGTATAGTCTTGATATCTTTGGTATCATCTATTTGCCTGGTCCAAGCGGCTCAGGCAGAAGTCATCGATCACGATAAGGTTGTAGGATTCGCGGAATTAACTCCCACTACGACAACTCAAAAAGCGGCGAAGCTCTTTCAACCGACTTTGAAGGTTACGAACGGTTGTGTTCCTTTTCCTGCTGTAGATGCACAAGGGAATACAAGCGGCGGTTTAAGTCCTACCGGTGGGTCTAATGCAAATTGCAGTTCCCATATCGGACAAGTCTATTCACGTTCAACATGGTACAATGGAGTATGGGCCATTATGTATGCATGGTATTTTCCTAAAGATGAACCCTCATCGGGAATGGGGCATCGGCATGACTGGGAATCAGCCGTAGTATGGATTGATAACCCGGCAGCTGCAAATCCGAAAATTTTATCAATTGCCGCTTCCCAGCATGGGAATTTTTCCAAAGCAGCTCCAAGCAGCTCTAATACAAATGAAACTCATCCCAAAATTGAATACAAGAGCATTTGGCCGCTTAACCATGCCTTATATATTACCAGTCAATCAGGCGGAACTCAGCCGTTAATAGGCTGGGACGATTTAACTTCGGCCGCAAGAAACGCATTAAATACAACCGATTTTGTTGACGCCAACGTTCCATTCAACGACGCGAATTTTATGAATAATATTAAGAATGCTTGGTATCAGTAA